Genomic window (Chryseobacterium sp. H1D6B):
ATTTTGTTTTTGTTCTTGCTGGTGTTTTTGTTTTAGTTGCCATAAAAGTATATTTTGTAGTTATTTGGAATTATAATGGCAAACAAAATGCAAGAATAAGGCCGAAAATTGAGTTTAATTACAAATTGTATTTCGAATAAATTCGCTTTTTATCAATGTAAATATTTTTTACTTATTTATGATTCCAATCATAAATTTTTACTCCTTTTACTTTCTAATTTTGATCCCCATCAAACTTTAAACTACAGATAACACACCATGAATACTATTATTACATTAACCCCTAGTTAATCCTTAATTTTAAATATCTACTTCTACATTTAGAAAAACTTTTCAATTTTTTAATGACTTAAAGTGATTTTATTAGTGATTATCATCAAATATTTTTTCGCATAATGACAACCCTATTAAAGTATTGAACATCATACATTATGATAATCGATAAAAAGACGTTGCTTTCCGCAGGGGCAGCTATTAAAACATACATTCCCTCGGAAATTATTTTTAATGAAGGAGATCTGGCCAATCATTATTTTCAAATTATCAGCGGCCGGGTTAAGCTCAATAACTACAATGATCAAGGTAAGGAAATTATTCAAGCTCTGCTGGAAGACGGCAACAGCGTTGGAGAATCCATGCTTTTCATCAATAAACCTTACCCTATAAATGCGGTGGCTATTACTGATTGTAAGATTTTAAGACTTTCTAAAAACTCATTTATTGAGCTCTTAAAACGGCATCCTGAGTTATGTTTCAACATTAATAAATATCTTTCTCAAAAACTTTATTTTAAGCTTATCATGGCAAAAAATATTTTTTTAGAAAATCCCAAAATAAGACTTCAGACTTTGCTGGATTATCTTAAAAGTCTTCAGGAATACCATGAACCTTTTTCTTTTCAGGTTCCGCTTACACGTCAGCAGATAGCAAATCTAACGGGTCTTCGTGTAGAAACCGTTATCAGAGCATTAAAAAAAATGGAGAAAGAAAATATACTGCAGATCGAAAATCGTAAAATTTTTTATTAATTATTTATTAGTAAATATTTTAATGTAATTTTATTTTTGCGATCTAAAACACTAAGAATATATTATGAAAACGATAAGCTGTATGAAAATAGAAGAAAATATCCTTCTATCATCTGGTGCCGATATTAAAAGCTACAATCCTAAAGAATTTATTTTCCGTGAAGAAGATTCACCCCACTGTTATTTCCAGATAGCATCAGGTACTGTAAAAATTAACCATTACAATGAAGACGGCGGTGAATTCATCCATAATATACTGGGCGAAAAGCAGAGTTTAGGAGATTCTATGCTTTTTCTAGATAAGAAATACCCTATGAATGCTGTAGCTTTAACACCATGTACGGTGTTCTGCCTGCCTAAAAAGACTTTTTTAAATCTGCTGGATCAATATCCTGACATTTCTAAACAGATGAATTCCTGCTTGTCCCATCATCTGTATTTCAAAACTTTAATGATACAGAATATGGCTTCAAATAATCCAGCTGTAAGAATAAAAGGATTGATTGACTATCTTAAAAGCTTTCATGACTGTGATGACCAGTTTTCATTTCAGATTAAATTGACCAGACAGCATATTGCAGACCTCACAGGGCTCCGGGTAGAAACTGTAATTAGAACGCTAAAAAAGATGGAAAAAGAAAATATATTAAAAATTGAGAATAGGCATATTTTTTATTAGTCTTATGATTCAGGTCATAAAATAAAGATTTCATTTTTTCTAATTTTGAACTACACCAAAAATAGTATATAATGAAAAATATATTTTTAACGATTCTAGGTTTAGGATTTTTAGTCCTGAGCTGTACAAAGAAAGAAAAGGTAGTAGAAAAAAGTACAACAGATACTGTAATAATTGATTCTACACACTCCAAAATGCCCTCCACAGAAATAGACACCATGAAAACTTCAAATAATAAGAGTACGTCTCACCACGTAGATTCAGCTAAAAGTATTAAATAACAGATTTTCATCTACGTTTCAGCAGTCCGTTTTCATTTCATTTTGGAAACGGATTGGTATTTATTGGCTTTAGAATTTGAGATGATTTCTTCAATACAAATGCAGGAATACCATGCACAAGACTTGTTCCGTGACAAAAATATCACTGCACAGGATATAAATAAATATAATATGTTTCAACTATGAATGTAAAAATTATGAATAACCGTCAAAGAATATTAAAATCCTTACAATCTGATGATTTTACAAAAATTATTAATAAAGGAAAATGGTTTGAAGAAAATGCAGCGGTGTATGCAAAAGAAATAGGTGAAAATATATTTTTGCTGTTTGTTATTTTAAAAGATAAAGAACCAGACGACATACAAGCATTTATTGCTCATTTCGACTGTTTTGAAAGTATTGGTATAAAAGAACCTATACAGATCATGTTTTATCTGTCTGTTAATGAAAATGAAGACCTTCATTATTTTGAAAAGTATTTAACCGTGTGTGAATAACTATAATAAATGCCTTCTTAACTATGAATTTTGAAAATAATCTTTTGAAGAACATGGATAAAAATGACGGAAGCAACTCAACAGAAGAAGACTTTTCATTTTTTTATTTCAATCCATCCGAGACTTCTCATTCTGCTGTAAAATCTCTGCAGAAAATAAAGAATAATGCAAAATGTGAAGCTTCCAAAATAATGATTGACAGCTATATACAAGAACACACTGAATATTCAAATACTGGCGGACAGAGCTTTAAAGCCTATGCAAAACTAGTATCCCACAGTGTTTTAAAAAAGGAAGAATATATTAATAAAGTAATAGATATGTTTAAATAACTAAAAACATACAATATTTAACTTTTATCAATGACAATAACACATAAATAATCAAATATTAACAATATTAACTTAATCATTGGCGTATTTTTTGGATATTAAAGATGAAAATACTTTCTATGTTATCAATGTGTGCTACAAGTTTTAGCTGGAAAGAATTATGGTTAGGAAATGAAGACTGGTCATTTCTTTTAGAAATTATTTTCCGTACTGTTATTATGTTTTTTACCATCATTATAGGTTTGCGTGCTTTAGGTAAGCGGGGTATCAAACAGCTTTCTATTTTCGAATTAGTCGTTATTATCGGTCTAGGTTCGGCCGCAGGAGACCCGATGTTCAATAAAGATGTTGGTATTATATCTTCCATCATCGTATTTATAGTCATTATTATCTTATACAGTATTATTACTTTTCTTATCGGCAGATATAAAAAATTTGAAAATTTAGTAGAAGGAAAACCTATTTGTTTAATAGAAGATGGGACGTTTGCCATTGATAATTTTAAGAAAGAAGATCTGGGATCCGATGAATTTTTCTCAGAATTAAGATTAAAAAGTGTTTCACAGCTCGGCCAGATAGAAACAGCAATAGCCGAAACCTCGGGAGAGATCAGCATCTTTTTTTATGAGGAAAAAGAAGTGAAATACGGACTTCCGATCATGCCTCATTCTTTAGATAATCCAATAAAATATATCCATACAGAAGGATATTATGCATGTACTTTCTGTGGATATACCGAGCCTAAATCTATTGGAAATGCTGGTACATGTAAAAAATGTACTAAAGAAAACTGGGTAGAGGCAAGCAATAAAAAAAGAATCACCTAACCAACAAAAAATAATAAATATGAAAAATAACAAATCACAGCCTAACGAGAAAATCGATCAGCTTCAGGGTCATACTACAGATAATAATGAACAAAAGCTTACTACCAATCAAGGATTAAAAATAAACAACAACCAGGATTCTCTAAAATCTGAGGAAAGAGGTCCCAGCTTATTAGAAGACTTCATTCTTAGAGAAAAAATAACGCATTTCGACCACGAAAGAATTCCTGAAAGAATTGTCCACGCCCGCGGCTCTGGAGCCCACGGAGTTTTTAAAATGACAAAAAGCCTTGAAAAATACACAAAAGCGAAATTTTTACAGGAAGTGGGAAAAGAAACTCCCGTATTCGTAAGATTCTCTACAGTGGCGGGAAGTGCAGGAAGTACAGATTTAGCACGTGATGTGAGAGGTTTTGCTATCAAATTCTATACTGAAGAAGGGAATTATGATCTGGTAGGAAATAATATTCCTGTATTTTTCATTCAGGATGCAATGAAGTTCCCAGATCTGATCCACGCTGTAAAACCAGAACCTGATAATGCTATTCCGCAGGCTGCTTCGGCGCATGATACATTTTGGGATTTTATTTCTTTAATGCCGGAAAGTATGCATATGATCATGTGGGCGATGAGTGACAGAGCAATCCCGAGAAGTTATAGAATGATGGAAGGATTTGGAGTGCATACTTTTAAATTCATCAACTGTGAAGGCACTGTACATTTTGTTAAATTCCATTTTAAACCAAAACTAGGCGTTCATTCTGTCGCTTGGGATGAAGCCACAAAAATATCGGGAAAAGATTCAGATTTCCACCGCAGGGATCTTTGGGAAGCTATTGAAAACGGAGCTTTTCCGGAATGGGAATTCGGCGTACAGCTGATTCCAGAAGAAGATGAACATAAATTCGATTTCGATCTATTAGATCCTACCAAATTAATTCCTGAAGAGGAAGTTCCCGTGGAAATAGTAGGAACTTTAACCCTTAACAGAAACCCTGACAATTTTTTTGCTGAAACTGAGCAGATCGCATTCCATCCGGGACATCTGGTTCCTGGGATTGATTTCACCAATGACCCGTTACTTCAGGGAAGATTATTTTCTTATACCGATACACAGCTTTCAAGATTAGGATCGCCTAATTTCCATGAAATACCTATTAACAGATCAATCAATACCGTTCACAATAATCAGCGTGACGGACATATGCGCCAGCAGATCGTGAAAGGAAAAGTAAGCTATGAACCCAATTCTATTGGCGGAGGATGCCCTTTCCAAGCGATGATGAAAGACGGCGGCTTCACCTCAAACAATGAAAGAATAGACGGACAGAAGATCCGTGCAAGAAGCAAAAGTTTTGTAGATCATTATTCTCAGGCTAAATTATTCTACAACAGCCAGTCCGCACCAGAAAAACAGCATCTTCAAAATGCTCTGATCTTTGAACTTTCTAAGGTAGGAATTCCTGCGATCCGAGAAAGAGTAGTGGGGCAGCTTGCATTTATTAATAAAGAACTGGCGGCGGCAGTAGCTAAAAAAGTAGGAGTGAATGTTACAAAACTAAAACAACCCAATGGAAGCATTCCAGCAGATGCAGACCCAAAAACCCTTCAGAGTCCGGAAAAAGAACCTTCTACAAAAAGTTCTGAAGCATTAAGTATGGCCAATACCGTTAAAGATAAAATTGAAAGCCGGGTGATAGGGTTTATCATGGAAAACGGCGTAAAAGCAGCTGATGTTAAAGCTTTGCAGTCTAAATTGGAAAGCAAAGGCGCAGTTGTACAGATCATTGCCGGAAGTCTTGCTCCTGTAACCGCTGACGATGGAACTGTTTTTGAACCCAAACATTCATTAACCAATACAGCAAGCGTATGTTTTGATGCGCTGTATATCTGCAGCGGAAAAAAATCTGCACAAAATTTAATGAATGAAGACAACCTGCCCGGAACTTTATTATTCGTTAATGAAGCTTATAAACACTGCAAAGCGGTCTATTTCGGAAAAGAAACCAACGCAGTTTATGAAGCGAGCAATATTAAAAATAAAAAACATACCGATCCCGGAATTATTACCTCTGAAAATAAAAACGGAGATGCTGCATTTATTAAAGCTGTTGCCGGCCACAGGGTATGGGAATTAGAAAAGGAAAGAAATAATCCAGTTTAATTATTGGGTTAATTCGTACCGCTACAGTTTTAGAACTGGATCCAAAATAAGATTTACTATCTGGTACAGAGATACAATTTGTTCTCTGTATCAGATTCATACACTTCATATGATAAAATTTGAAGCAACACTTAACCCCTTTAAAGTTTAATGATCATGGAACTTCAACAGAATTTATTAAATTATATCAGCAGAGCATTATTGAGTATTAACGAAACGGTCTCTGTTGCTGAAAGCGTAACATCAGGTTTTCTGCAGTTTTCTTTTTCACAGATGCAGCATGCTTCTTTGTTTTATAAAGGCGGAGTAACCGCTTATACATTGGCGGAAAAAACAAAAATTTTAAATATTGACACACAAGAAGCAGAAGAATGCAATTGCGTATCACAGAGTATCGCTGATAAAATGGCGCTGAACGTTGCGAAATTATTTTCCACAGACTGGTCCATTGCTGTTACCGGCTATGCAGCCCCAATCCGGGAATCCGGGAATCATATTTTTTCATTTTTTTCCATCAGCTATAAAAATGAGATCATCCTTTCAAAGAAAATAGAACTGCATCATAAAACACCGGCGGTGAATGCACAGCTGTACTATACAGAATTTATATTGGGATGTTTTAAAAGCGAGCTTAATCAGATGCTCATCCTGCAGTAATCATTTCCCTGCATAAACAAAAGTGAATTTCATCAAATTAAATAAATGAATAATGGCAGTTTCTAAAGATAGTTTTTTATATAAGAATGGACTGAGCATTGTAGTGGTAAGCTTATTTATTATATTTCTTTTCTGCCAGTTTATTACCGGATGGCATGTGAAAAATGAAGAGCTGGCCGAACATAAAATACCGCCGTTATCATTGTACCGCTATTTCTTGAGTCCTCATTTTATGCAGGCTACATTTGAGAATTGGGAAAGTGAGTTTCTGCAGATGGGAATGTATGTGCTCTTAACTGTTATTTTAAGACAGAAAGGATCAGCCGAATCTAAGCCTATAAATGAACAAGAAGATGTTGACAAAGATCCTGTTCCTCATAAAAAGGCGCCCTGGCCGGTGAAAAAAGGCGGTTTTATTTTATCCGTCTATAAACATTCACTTTCTATCTCATTAGGCATTTTATTTTTATTGAGTTTTACTTTTCATTTTATCGGAAGCCTGAATAATTACAATGAAGAACAGATCCAGAAAAGCTTATCCGTTGTTAGCTGGAAAGAATACATGATTGATTCCCAATTTTGGTTTGAATCTTTTCAGAACTGGCAGAGCGAATTTTTAGCAGTGGCTTCTTTGGTTATTCTTTCGATCTGGTTTCGGGAAAAAGGCTCTCCGCAGTCTAAGCCGGTAGATGCTTCCCATGATGAAAATTAAATATTAGAATTATGAAAGCTAAACAAATTCCCGGAGTTCCGGAACAGAAAAAAGGAGGTTTTCATGATACTGAGAGCCAGAAAGATTTCAATGATTCCGCAATCGTATTTCAAAAATTTGCTGTGTTAAAGAAAAGGTTTCTTGCTGTACATCATTGGAAAGAATACTGCGGAGAAGGTTTTGCTGATTTTAAACTTCATGATTCATCCGGAAATTATGTAGAGCGTATTCCCGAACCTGGAGATTTTATCCGAATTGACATTCCCGGTCCCGGTAATTTTGAAGCCAGAGGATTCGACTGGGTAGAGATTGTTGAGATCAATGAAGAATTTAGTGACACCGAAACCGAAAGGCTGGCTGTTACCTGCAGGCCCTCAAAAATTCCAGGAAACCATAAGAACCATCATACGGCCCATTTTTATTCTTCTGAAGCAACATCAACATTTATAATTTCAAGAACCGGCACTTCTATAAAAGCTGCAATCTACGGCAGGAATGAGTCTCCTAATTTTAATGCTTCTTTTTTAGATGAAATAAGAAATGTATCCGTAGCTCTAGGAGGAATGATGGGAATTTCTAAAATTCAGTGGAAAAGACTTTCAGACGGATTTTTAGAGTTTTAACGAACCTCTATCAATACAATATATTTTTGATCATTTTATGACCAAGCTCATAATTTTGAAATCAATATTTAAGTAGATTAGTGCTGCTAATTTACAATCAGTTCAGCCAACTTATTTACATTTTAAGAACTTATTATGGAAAAGAAATTTTTTGACAAATTTGCTGATAAAGCGGTTTGTTTTACGGGAAGTGCAGGGGCTTTTATTGCGGCAACTGTACTTGTGGTCATTTGGGCAGCAACAGGGCCTGTTTTTAAGTTTTCAGAAACCTGGCAGATGGTTATCAATACCGGAACTACCATTGTTACTTTTTTAATGGTATTTCTCATTCAGAAAGCACAGAATAAAGATTCAAAAGCTATCCAGATAAAATTAAATGAATTAATTGCCACCCAAGACAAAGCAAGCAACAGAATCGTAGATATAGAGGACCTTACAGAGTCTGAACTTGATGAACTCCATACATTCTACGAGAAATTAGGAAAATTACCAAAAGAACATGCCGGACCCTGTGAATCCCGCTCAATAGATGAAAAGCCACCAGTCAATCACCGGTACAAATAATTCATTTGAATTACAGTTTAATCATCAGTTGATTTTAGTGCCCATAGAATTAAAGGAGCCTGCATAAAAAGTCTTGCGAGCCTTTCATTATCTGTATTCAGACCGAAAGAATCTTTTCTGTTTTTATATTGTGCAATATTCCCCGGAAGAACAGCTGCAAAGAATCCTGCAACGAATTTTCCCATCGTTTTCCTGTGCTTTTTTGGTGTTGCTACGACAGCTGTCCCTAAAAGTATTTCTGCAATCCCGGAATAAACTACTGTATCATCTTTATCTAAAGGAACCCACTCAGGAACCTGAGCCTGAAATTGTTTTCTTGCAAAAGTAAGGTGCCCGATTCCTGCAGTAATAAGGAAAGCTCCCAATGCTAATCTTGATATGTTCTTTGCGTCCATAATTTATGTATTTAGATTTATAATAATTCCGGCAGGACTGGTTTGAAATAAAAGATTACCCTGCAAAAAAAGAAGTAATCTATTTTACAGCCTTTTTCTATTAGGAAACACCAAAATCCAGACCACAAGCATCCTATAAAATTATCATTTACAGAACACTGTTGTAAAAAGAGTAAACCTCCCGGCTAGAGAGGCTGTTTAATCTTAAAGTTTTTTTTGTTTTTTCAACAAGTTTATCTTTATGAAGCAGGATGGCACTTTACATCACAGGAATGTTGAAAAATTTATGGATGTAAATACAATCAATTACTTTTTACAAATCTTCAGCTTATCCGTTAACTGAATCACCATCAGACTCTTTTTTAAATTTTAAAAATAAATAGAGATTCCAGAGGATCATTTCATATCCATAAAAAATATCTTCAATAGGAATTGTGAGTATTCGTATTCCCAAAAATTTTCCCGGTGCATAATTAACGATAGGGGATTCTAATCCTGTGCCCGTCAATATTCCGTTTACAGCAATAAAACCAGGCATCAGTAAAAGATAAATAAGAGATGCTTTGCCGATCCATCTAACTTTTAAAATAAAATATAAAATAAATAAACTCAGCGCTGTCGTAAGAAAAGTAATGAAAGTATAAATAAGATGGCTGTACCAGAATGCCATACAAAAAGCAGCAATAATGGACACGATAACAAATATTTTTTCAGGAAGAGGCTTCCAGTCTAATTTGAAAAATTTATCTAAACAATAATAAGTAAAGACACAAGAGAACGGAATGCAGATAAAAAATAAAAGTTCTTCAACGGGAAGTCCGAAAAGCCGTATTCCCAGCAGGTATTGATCATTAAACCACCAGACTCCGTTTTTTGTAAACCCTATATCCCAGCCAATAAAAACCACTGCCACCAATGAAGAAGCAAGCAGAAATGGTTTAAAATGTTTATTGAATTTTATCTTCGGATGAAATGAAAATAAAAAGCAGATGATAACCGTAAAAAAGTTGATCAGGAGATAGGTGTAATGATGCATAGTTTAGGCCTTCTTTTTATTAAAATACATTTTAAAATATTTTACAGGAACCCATAAAAATCCAAAACATTCTCCTTCTTCTTTTCCAGTATGCTTATGATGCTGTTTGTGGGCACGTCTTATCGCCAGCAGATAAGGATTCTGGGTATCTCTAAGAAATTTAAACCGCTGATGGATAAAGATGTCATGAACAAAAAAGTACGCCATTCCATAGATCGTAATGCCTATAGAAATGTAAAAATAAACATTAAAGTTATGGATAGTTCCATAATACATCAGTGCAATCGTAGGAACCGCAAAAATCGCAAAGAAATAATCGTTACGTTCCATATGGCTTTCATTGCTGTGGTCATGATGATCACGGTGGAGGGTCCACAAAAAGCCGTGCATAATATATTTATGAACACACCAGGTGATTCCTTCCATGACAAAAAAAGTAATTAAAACCGTAAGAAAATTCATGATCTTTATTTTTTCTGGTTAAACATTTTCTCCAATATTTCATTCCGGTACCTGAAAATATGTTCAAGTTTCTTTTTTACAAAAAGAGTATGGGCAATTTCTCCTAAAAATCCCAGAGGAAGCTCATAATCTATTGTATCTTTCATCAATACTCCTTTTTCATTCGGAATAAATTCATGAAAATGGTTCCATAATTTATAGGGTCCTTTATTCTGAAAATCCGTAAAGTTCTTTTGAAAAGAAACCTGTTTGATCTCAGTCTGCCATTTCATTTTAATTCCAAGCAGGGGAGAGACGTAATAATCGATGATCATTCCTTTGTAGATCTCATCGTCCTCCAATTTTGTAAGAACAATAAAATTCATGTCTTTCGGCGTGATCTCAGAAAGATTATTTGCTGAAGAAAAAAATTTCCAGGCGGTCTCTATATCACAATATAACTGCTGCTCACGTTTAAGCTGATGTATCATTTTTGCTGTTTTGAATTAATTTTTAAAATTTACAGATAAGATATTTTATACTGTACATAACTGCTCATCATTAAAGAAAACTTTCTACCGTTAGAAATCCGTATTCTCTGGTTAATGATCTTTTTGGCAGGCGTTCTTTTGATTTTATTAAATAAAGAAATATAATATCTATACGCTAAATATACTCCGAATCTCGAGGAATTCGGCAGCCTTTTTATTCCTTCAAGCGCTTCCTTGAACTCTTCATAAATTTCATTTTCAATCTCTTCTTTAACCGTATTATTAAAATAAGAGATATCAACATTAGGAAAATAAGTACGTCCCAAGATCAGATAATCGTCTTTCATATCCCTCAGAAAATTTACTTTTTGGAAAGCTGAACCCAGCTTCATAGCAGAAGGTTTTAACCTTTTATACTGTTCTTTATTTCCGTCTACAAAAATCTGCAGACACATCAGCCCGACCACTTCTGCAGATCCCAAAATATATTCTTTATACAGATCTGAATTATAATCTATTTTCTGGAGATCCATTTCCATACTGTTTAAAAACTGAGTGATCAGCTGCTGATCGATATGATACTGGTGGATCGTCTCCTGAAATGACTGCAGAATCGGATTTAAGGATATTTTTTCTTCCAGTGCCTGGTGAGTCTGTTCCCGAAAACGTGCCAGCAGTGCAGTCCTGTCATACCCATGAAAACTGTCTACAATTTCATCTGCAAGACGTACATATCCATAGACCGCATAGATAGCATTTCTGATCTTGGGCGACAAAGCCAGAATACCTAATGAAAAACTGGTGCTGTACTGTTTGGTGGTCTGTTTACTTATTTTGTAAGAAAGATCGTCAAATAATTTTTTCATAACAATACATTTTATTTATTGGCTTCGTGTGCGACAATTTTTCCGGAAATAATAGACGGCGGAACTCCGGGCCCCGGAACGGTTAACTGCCCGGTGTAAAAAAGATTATTTATTTTTTTATTTCTTAAAGACGGCTTTAAAACTGCGGTCTGGCTTAAGGTATTGGCTAATCCGTACGCATTTCCTTCATAAGCATTATAATCATCTTTAAAATCTTGGATGCAGTAGCTTTTCTTATAATCGATTTTGGATAAGAGACCAGAAGTTTTGGTATGCTTTTCCAGCCTTTTGATCATTTCCAGAAAATAATGTTCTCTTACTTCTTCATGATCTTCAATTCCTGTTGCAATGGGCATGAGAAGAAAAATATTTTCACAATATTCAGGAGCTGTACTTGGATCAGTTTTAGAAGGACAGCAGGCATAAAACAACGGCTGTGCAGGCCATTTTTTATCTTCATAAATTTCATGCGTATGCAGATCCAGATCATGTTCAAAGAAAAGAGTATGGTGTTTCAAATTAGGAATTCTTTCTTTGAATCCGAGATAATAAATAAGGCATGAAGGCGCGAAAGTCCGTTTTTTCCAATACTCTTCAGTATAATTTCTATATTCTTCCGGCAGCAGGCTGTTTTCTGTGTGATGATAATCTGAAGAGGCAATTACGGCATCAAATTCAATTTCATTATTGTTAACGACAACGGCCGATGCTTTTTTGTCTTTGATTATTATTTTATCAACGTTAGCATTACAATGGAAATGGACGCCCTGTTCCCGCCCGACTGCGGCCATCGCATCAATCACTTTTGAAAATCCGCCCATTGGATACCATGTTCCCAATTTATAGCCTCCATAATTCATCAGACTGTAAAGTGCAGGGATATCTTTGGGTGCTGCCCCAAGAAAAATCACAGGAAATTCCATCAGCATAATAAGTTTAGGATGTGAAAAATATTTTCGGACGAAACGGTGAAAATTGGATAAAAGATCAAGTTTAAGAGCGCTTTTAGCAATTTTTGGCGAT
Coding sequences:
- the crtI gene encoding phytoene desaturase family protein gives rise to the protein MKKKIAIIGSGFSGLSAAAYSSRQGHEVYVFEKNSTLGGRARQFTTENGYIFDMGPSWYWMPDIIESFFEDFGKKASDFYELVPLDPQFEMVFSDGIMAVPHDYHQMKELFEKTEKGAGKRLDDFMEDARYKYEVGMKDFVNKPCHSWFEFISPKIAKSALKLDLLSNFHRFVRKYFSHPKLIMLMEFPVIFLGAAPKDIPALYSLMNYGGYKLGTWYPMGGFSKVIDAMAAVGREQGVHFHCNANVDKIIIKDKKASAVVVNNNEIEFDAVIASSDYHHTENSLLPEEYRNYTEEYWKKRTFAPSCLIYYLGFKERIPNLKHHTLFFEHDLDLHTHEIYEDKKWPAQPLFYACCPSKTDPSTAPEYCENIFLLMPIATGIEDHEEVREHYFLEMIKRLEKHTKTSGLLSKIDYKKSYCIQDFKDDYNAYEGNAYGLANTLSQTAVLKPSLRNKKINNLFYTGQLTVPGPGVPPSIISGKIVAHEANK